A window of the Scleropages formosus chromosome 5, fSclFor1.1, whole genome shotgun sequence genome harbors these coding sequences:
- the LOC108926402 gene encoding nociceptin receptor-like isoform X2, whose translation MVVCVVGLVGNCLVMYVNLRYTKMKTATNIYIFNLALADSLVLATLPFQGTDVFLGFWPFGNVLCKVVISIDYYNMFTSTFTLTVMSVDRYIAVCHPVKALDMRTPHKAKVVNVCVWALASAIGVPALVMGDVEVETNGIECIVVLPDPRSYWEPVFGTCVFLFSFVVPVAIISVCYSLMVKRLRSVRLLSGSRDKDRNLRRITHMVLAVVAAFVLCWTPVQVMALAQSLGLNLLSMALMHFCIALGYVNSSLNPVLYAFLDENFKRCFREFCQPVTAFSPDAAAPQRVTGRAMEPAPAQQDAYGRGAADRRGPSA comes from the exons atggtggtgtgtgtggtggggctCGTGGGCAACTGCCTCGTCATGTACGTGAACCTCAG GTACACAAAGATGAAGACGGCCACCAACATATACATCTTCAACCTGGCGCTGGCCGACTCGCTGGTGCTCGCCACGCTGCCGTTCCAGGGCACCGACGTATTCCTGGGCTTCTGGCCCTTCGGCAACGTCTTGTGCAAGGTGGTCATTTCGATCGACTACTACAACATGTTCACGAGCACCTTCACCCTGACCGTGATGAGTGTGGACCGCTACATCGCCGTGTGCCACCCGGTCAAGGCGCTCGACATGCGCACTCCCCACAAGGCCAAGGTGGTGAACGTGTGCGTCTGGGCCCTGGCTTCGGCGATCGGGGTGCCCGCCCTGGTCATGGGCGACGTTGAAGTGGAAACCAACG GCATCGAGTGCATCGTGGTGCTGCCCGACCCGCGCAGCTACTGGGAGCCCGTGTTCGGCACGTGCGTGTTCCTGTTCTCCTTCGTCGTACCCGTGGCCATCATCAGCGTGTGTTACAGCCTCATGGTGAAGCGCCTGCGCAGCGTCCGCCTGCTCTCCGGCTCCCGCGACAAGGACCGCAACCTGCGGCGCATCACGCACATGGTGCTGGCCGTGGTGGCGGCCTTTGTGCTGTGCTGGACACCCGTGCAGGTGATGGCGCTGGCGCAGTCGCTCGGCCTCAACCTGCTGAGCATGGCCCTTATGCACTTCTGCATCGCGCTGGGCTACGTCAACAGCAGCCTCAACCCCGTGCTCTACGCCTTCCTGGACGAGAACTTCAAGCGATGCTTCCGCGAGTTCTGCCAACCCGTCACCGCCTTCTCCCCGGACGCGGCGGCACCGCAGCGCGTGACGGGCCGCGCCATGGAGCCAGCCCCCGCACAGCAGGATGCCTACGGCCGTGGCGCCGCCGACAGACGCGGCCCGAGCGCATGA
- the LOC108926402 gene encoding nociceptin receptor-like isoform X1 — MVVCVVGLVGNCLVMYVNLRYTKMKTATNIYIFNLALADSLVLATLPFQGTDVFLGFWPFGNVLCKVVISIDYYNMFTSTFTLTVMSVDRYIAVCHPVKALDMRTPHKAKVVNVCVWALASAIGVPALVMGDVEVETNDTGIECIVVLPDPRSYWEPVFGTCVFLFSFVVPVAIISVCYSLMVKRLRSVRLLSGSRDKDRNLRRITHMVLAVVAAFVLCWTPVQVMALAQSLGLNLLSMALMHFCIALGYVNSSLNPVLYAFLDENFKRCFREFCQPVTAFSPDAAAPQRVTGRAMEPAPAQQDAYGRGAADRRGPSA; from the exons atggtggtgtgtgtggtggggctCGTGGGCAACTGCCTCGTCATGTACGTGAACCTCAG GTACACAAAGATGAAGACGGCCACCAACATATACATCTTCAACCTGGCGCTGGCCGACTCGCTGGTGCTCGCCACGCTGCCGTTCCAGGGCACCGACGTATTCCTGGGCTTCTGGCCCTTCGGCAACGTCTTGTGCAAGGTGGTCATTTCGATCGACTACTACAACATGTTCACGAGCACCTTCACCCTGACCGTGATGAGTGTGGACCGCTACATCGCCGTGTGCCACCCGGTCAAGGCGCTCGACATGCGCACTCCCCACAAGGCCAAGGTGGTGAACGTGTGCGTCTGGGCCCTGGCTTCGGCGATCGGGGTGCCCGCCCTGGTCATGGGCGACGTTGAAGTGGAAACCAACG ACACAGGCATCGAGTGCATCGTGGTGCTGCCCGACCCGCGCAGCTACTGGGAGCCCGTGTTCGGCACGTGCGTGTTCCTGTTCTCCTTCGTCGTACCCGTGGCCATCATCAGCGTGTGTTACAGCCTCATGGTGAAGCGCCTGCGCAGCGTCCGCCTGCTCTCCGGCTCCCGCGACAAGGACCGCAACCTGCGGCGCATCACGCACATGGTGCTGGCCGTGGTGGCGGCCTTTGTGCTGTGCTGGACACCCGTGCAGGTGATGGCGCTGGCGCAGTCGCTCGGCCTCAACCTGCTGAGCATGGCCCTTATGCACTTCTGCATCGCGCTGGGCTACGTCAACAGCAGCCTCAACCCCGTGCTCTACGCCTTCCTGGACGAGAACTTCAAGCGATGCTTCCGCGAGTTCTGCCAACCCGTCACCGCCTTCTCCCCGGACGCGGCGGCACCGCAGCGCGTGACGGGCCGCGCCATGGAGCCAGCCCCCGCACAGCAGGATGCCTACGGCCGTGGCGCCGCCGACAGACGCGGCCCGAGCGCATGA
- the LOC108926385 gene encoding neuropeptides B/W receptor type 2-like, giving the protein MENASCPGGPDRQHQQQQLPCGPPAANRSEGNRSAPAEPRLTPDFYVLLPVVYSLICAVGLTGNTAVIYVILKAPKMRTVTNTFILNLAIADDLFTLVLPLSIAEHLLRCWPFGELLCKVILSIDHYNIFSSIYFLTVMSVDRYLVVLATVRSRRTPRRTYRAAKAVSACVWALVSVIVLPFAVFAGVYVHPEDGGRKSCVLTFPAPEAFWFKASRIYTLLLGFAIPVSTICVLYALMLYRLRRVRLGSNGKALDKAKRKVTVMVFVVLAVCLFCWTPFHLSTVVVLTTNLSSTPLVIAVSYVIAVLSYANSCLNPFLYAFLDDSFRKAFRKMLECRPG; this is encoded by the coding sequence ATGGAGAACGCGTCCTGTCCGGGGGGTCCGGACCGCCagcaccaacagcagcagctcccctGCGGGCCCCCCGCCGCCAACCGCTCCGAGGGCAACCGCAGCGCCCCCGCGGAGCCGCGCTTGACCCCGGACTTCTACGTGCTGCTGCCCGTCGTGTACTCGCTCATCTGCGCCGTGGGCCTCACGGGCAACACGGCCGTCATCTACGTGATCCTGAAGGCGCCCAAGATGAGGACCGTGACGAACACGTTCATCCTGAACCTGGCCATCGCCGACGACCTCTTCACGCTGGTGCTGCCGCTGAGCATCGCCGAGCACCTGCTGCGCTGCTGGCCCTTCGGCGAGCTCCTCTGCAAGGTGATCCTCTCCATCGACCACTACAACATCTTCTCCAGCATCTACTTCCTCACGGTGATGAGCGTCGACCGCTACCTCGTGGTGCTCGCCACGGTGCGCTCGCGGAGGACGCCCCGGCGCACGTACCGGGCGGCCAAGGCGGTGAGCGCCTGCGTGTGGGCCCTGGTCAGCGTCATCGTGCTGCCCTTCGCCGTCTTCGCCGGCGTCTACGTCCACCCCGAGGACGGCGGCCGCAAGAGCTGCGTGCTCACGTTCCCGGCGCCCGAGGCGTTCTGGTTCAAGGCGAGCCGCATCTACACGCTGCTGCTGGGCTTCGCCATCCCCGTCTCCACCATCTGCGTGCTCTACGCCCTCATGCTCTACAGGCTGCGCCGCGTGCGTCTCGGCTCCAACGGCAAGGCATTGGACAAGGCCAAGAGGAAGGTGACCGTGATGGTGTTCGTCGTGCTCGCCGTGTGCCTCTTCTGCTGGACGCCGTTCCACCTGAGCACCGTCGTGGTCCTCACGACCAACCTGAGCTCCACGCCGCTCGTCATCGCCGTCTCCTACGTCATCGCCGTGCTGAGCTACGCCAACTCGTGCCTCAACCCGTTCCTCTACGCCTTCCTGGACGACAGCTTCCGCAAGGCCTTCAGGAAGATGCTCGAGTGTCGGCCGGGCTGA